The Gemmatimonadota bacterium genome has a segment encoding these proteins:
- a CDS encoding carboxypeptidase regulatory-like domain-containing protein, translating to MSGRFRARLVRVVLFSLAVLAPRLLAAQGADAEVLRGRVIGMGGRPLAEAMITITGLVTRTVITARTNTKGDYIAIAPSADGDYVLVARAIGHRPVTLRATRTGLSSVLIVNIELTAMPFQLDTITVSSARLVMQPPSVGGDQIDLLAGTLFSLDPSNLAALAALAIGVMTTTGDSTTYSVLGASTRQNSTTVDGMKFGGDNLPRDAIGAAKLVTTTYDPAAGKFAGGQIVIQTKGGTDLFQAVARAQTVDRFSTWADRSSPTPAPRIQLGSGSISGPIVRGRLRYLTAFDASHTAVENYSLLTDRAVLRSQNGLPSDTVANLSQTLGRLGVPTSPSTIPGDKGEERQTLFGRVDWTPSSTVSLTTTFNVNRRTQVGNGVGQLSLPSIASQSRRDRYTVGTSFSGYVRGILNEFKAQYSFGDNSGSPYLDLAGGSVRVGTSFDDGRTGLTTLRFGGSGSGPSQSDSRSLEVTNQFAVLTGSSRHRIKFGQSIEGDWEHERRTGNLRGTYTYQTLADLAANRPASYTRTISTRQLANRSTIVGLWLGDEWRASEAIQVQGGMRVDIARQGVLPEYNPVVDSVYGLKTNRIPSQLGLSPRVGVSWASRARRDAAKGKGTGPSFDGTSSAQSALTMRSLNVPGITVSGGVGAFRGTIDPEDIAGLIDATGLPSTTLYLSCAGDATPVPQWNVSGATIADSCRDGSGPGVFSVSRPNVTVFDPSFRSPVSWRGNLGVEGIRLGGWSMALSGTYSLGLNRESAVDLNLRRTPLFTLPGEGGRPVLVTPDAIVPSTGVIAPGAARPNGAFGRVSNTLSDLRNTASQFTLILAPRRALFGNRMPLAVQYVQAYQRAQERGFNGTTAGDPFLKEWARGSQPTHQLVVTATPRISWIALGIRLSALSGIPYTPVAVGDINGDGRSNDRAFVFDPATVGDGALATEMRTLLAAAPSGAQRCLEAQLGRIAGRNSCKTGWQLRADLSLNFSPPDELGTGSRFRVTMNLLNTTGALVRAFGLDNTPLGRSASSTTPDAKLLYVTGFDPATRHYAYRVNQLFGAPQDFGAARRRFAPFQVQLGVEYKLGGPKRVSAGERLGLVATKNAPQMSEDAIRSRMRQLTADPVQPILAQQDSLGLSPEQLAGLEVIRARFLTASDQLFAPTIALLLRRGTAIRDDALNTELGKAQPEIQKLLLREREAVGALLTAAQRAKLPKLFPPKTG from the coding sequence ATGTCAGGTCGGTTTCGAGCGCGGCTCGTCCGCGTGGTGCTCTTCTCCCTTGCGGTGCTGGCGCCCCGCCTCCTCGCTGCGCAGGGTGCGGACGCCGAAGTCCTCCGGGGCCGGGTGATCGGCATGGGAGGTCGGCCACTCGCTGAGGCGATGATCACAATCACTGGATTGGTGACGCGCACCGTGATTACCGCGAGAACAAACACCAAGGGAGACTACATCGCGATTGCCCCGTCGGCGGATGGCGACTACGTCTTGGTTGCCCGGGCAATCGGACATCGGCCCGTCACACTGCGCGCCACGCGTACCGGGCTCTCAAGTGTTTTGATCGTGAATATCGAGCTGACGGCGATGCCCTTTCAACTTGATACCATCACCGTATCGAGCGCTCGGCTGGTGATGCAACCGCCCTCGGTCGGGGGAGACCAGATCGATCTGTTGGCGGGCACCTTATTCTCGTTGGATCCCTCCAATCTCGCCGCGCTGGCCGCCCTGGCCATCGGGGTGATGACCACCACCGGTGACTCCACCACGTATAGTGTCCTCGGCGCCTCGACTCGGCAGAACAGCACGACGGTGGACGGGATGAAATTTGGTGGCGACAACTTGCCGCGTGATGCCATCGGTGCCGCCAAGCTCGTCACCACGACGTACGATCCCGCGGCCGGGAAATTCGCGGGCGGACAGATCGTGATCCAGACCAAGGGTGGCACCGACCTGTTTCAGGCGGTCGCTCGCGCGCAAACCGTGGATCGCTTCTCCACCTGGGCTGACCGCTCCTCCCCGACCCCGGCCCCTCGGATCCAGCTCGGCAGCGGGAGCATCAGTGGACCGATCGTTCGGGGGCGCCTCCGCTATTTGACGGCCTTCGATGCCAGCCACACCGCGGTGGAGAACTACTCCCTCCTCACCGACCGTGCGGTGTTGCGTTCCCAGAACGGCCTGCCGAGCGACACAGTGGCAAACCTCTCCCAGACGCTCGGGCGGCTGGGCGTACCGACCAGCCCGTCCACCATCCCGGGAGACAAGGGCGAGGAACGCCAGACGCTGTTCGGGCGCGTGGACTGGACCCCGTCCTCAACAGTCTCGCTCACCACGACGTTCAACGTGAATCGGCGCACCCAGGTCGGGAATGGCGTGGGCCAACTGTCCCTGCCGTCCATCGCGTCGCAGAGCAGGCGGGACCGGTACACGGTGGGCACGTCGTTCTCTGGCTACGTACGCGGCATCTTGAATGAGTTCAAGGCGCAATACTCCTTCGGGGACAATTCCGGCAGCCCCTACCTGGACCTCGCCGGTGGCTCCGTCCGGGTCGGCACGTCGTTCGACGACGGTCGCACGGGGCTGACCACGCTCCGGTTCGGCGGCAGCGGGTCGGGCCCCAGTCAGAGTGATTCGCGATCGCTGGAAGTGACCAACCAGTTTGCCGTACTGACAGGGAGCAGCCGCCACCGCATCAAATTCGGTCAGTCGATCGAAGGGGACTGGGAGCACGAGCGGCGGACCGGCAACCTCCGTGGCACCTACACCTACCAGACCCTCGCTGACCTGGCGGCCAACAGGCCGGCGAGCTATACCCGCACGATTTCGACCAGACAGCTCGCCAATCGCAGCACGATCGTCGGCCTGTGGTTGGGGGATGAATGGCGCGCGTCCGAAGCAATCCAGGTCCAAGGGGGGATGCGCGTCGACATCGCGCGCCAGGGGGTGCTACCGGAATACAATCCGGTGGTGGACTCCGTGTATGGCCTCAAGACCAACCGGATCCCTTCGCAACTTGGGCTTTCCCCGCGCGTCGGGGTTTCGTGGGCCTCCCGGGCCCGTCGTGACGCCGCGAAGGGAAAGGGAACCGGTCCAAGTTTCGATGGAACCTCCTCGGCGCAGTCCGCCCTGACCATGCGTTCGCTGAATGTCCCAGGGATTACCGTGTCTGGTGGCGTTGGGGCGTTCCGTGGCACCATCGACCCGGAAGACATCGCTGGCCTGATTGATGCCACGGGGCTGCCGAGCACCACGCTCTACCTCTCGTGCGCGGGCGATGCAACCCCGGTGCCGCAGTGGAATGTCTCCGGCGCCACGATTGCAGACAGTTGCCGTGACGGCTCGGGCCCCGGCGTCTTTTCCGTTTCGCGTCCGAACGTCACCGTCTTCGATCCTTCCTTCCGTTCCCCGGTCAGCTGGCGAGGGAACCTTGGCGTCGAGGGGATCCGGCTTGGTGGATGGTCGATGGCGTTGAGCGGGACGTACTCCCTCGGACTCAACCGCGAGAGCGCCGTGGATCTCAACCTGCGTCGGACGCCGCTCTTCACACTGCCCGGGGAAGGTGGTCGGCCCGTGCTTGTGACGCCGGATGCGATCGTCCCAAGCACGGGCGTCATTGCCCCGGGCGCCGCGCGCCCAAACGGGGCCTTCGGTCGAGTCAGCAACACCCTCTCGGACCTCCGCAACACCGCCTCGCAATTCACGCTCATTCTCGCTCCCCGGCGCGCGCTCTTCGGCAACCGCATGCCGCTCGCGGTGCAGTATGTCCAGGCCTACCAACGCGCACAGGAACGCGGCTTCAACGGGACGACGGCCGGCGATCCCTTCTTGAAGGAGTGGGCGCGCGGATCTCAGCCGACCCATCAGCTCGTCGTGACGGCGACGCCGCGGATCTCCTGGATTGCCCTGGGCATCCGCCTCAGCGCCCTCTCCGGGATCCCGTACACACCGGTGGCCGTGGGGGACATCAATGGAGACGGTCGCTCGAACGATCGGGCCTTCGTCTTCGACCCCGCCACCGTGGGTGACGGAGCCCTGGCCACGGAGATGCGCACCCTGCTCGCCGCGGCACCCTCCGGTGCCCAACGCTGCCTGGAGGCACAGCTCGGTCGCATCGCGGGGCGGAACAGTTGCAAGACAGGATGGCAGCTTCGGGCAGACCTCAGCCTCAACTTCTCTCCCCCCGATGAGCTCGGGACCGGGTCCCGATTCCGCGTCACGATGAATCTGCTCAACACCACGGGTGCCTTGGTCCGTGCCTTCGGTCTCGACAATACGCCGCTCGGGCGCTCGGCATCCAGCACGACCCCAGACGCGAAGCTGCTGTATGTGACCGGCTTCGATCCTGCGACGCGCCACTACGCCTACCGGGTCAACCAGCTCTTCGGCGCGCCCCAGGACTTCGGCGCCGCCCGGAGACGCTTCGCCCCCTTTCAGGTGCAACTTGGCGTGGAGTACAAGCTGGGAGGCCCCAAGCGCGTCAGCGCCGGGGAACGTCTCGGACTCGTGGCCACGAAGAACGCCCCCCAGATGAGTGAGGACGCCATTCGCTCGCGGATGCGGCAGTTGACAGCCGATCCCGTCCAGCCGATTCTCGCTCAACAGGACTCGCTCGGGCTTTCACCGGAGCAGCTCGCGGGTCTTGAGGTGATCCGGGCGCGCTTCCTGACGGCATCCGACCAGCTCTTCGCCCCGACGATTGCGCTCCTCCTTCGCCGGGGGACGGCGATCCGCGACGATGCACTGAACACCGAGCTCGGCAAGGCACAGCCGGAGATCCAGAAGCTTCTCCTCCGTGAACGGGAGGCCGTTGGTGCGCTCCTCACGGCCGCACAACGTGCTAAGCTTCCCAAGCTCTTCCCTCCCAAGACTGGTTGA
- the ettA gene encoding energy-dependent translational throttle protein EttA: MSHQYIFTMRDLRKIVPPQREILKGIYLSFFPGAKIGVIGSNGSGKSSLLKIMAGVDQDFLGEAKPADGVKIGYLPQEPVLDPTKDVRGNVEEALAETRALLTRFEEISMKFAEPMSDDEMTALLDKQAALQDKIDAANAWEIDRTLDIAMDALRLPPADAKVDTLSGGEKRRVALCRLLLSKPDMLLLDEPTNHLDAESVAWLERYLKDFPGTVVAITHDRYFLDNAAEWILELDRGEGVPWKGNYSSWLDQKEKKLATEEKQASARKRTLERELEWVRMSPKARQAKSKARLGAYEALVEEEAKADVGGHEILIPPAPRLGDEVVIAKKLTKAFGDKLLFENLDFALPRSGIVGIIGPNGAGKTTLFRMIMGQEKPDGGELVVGKTVVPSYVDQSREALDPEKTVYQEIAGDYDNLQFGTRTVNSRAYCGWFGFKGSDQQKKVGLMSGGERNRLHLAKLLKSGGNMLLLDEPTNDLDVDTLRALEDALLTFSGCAVVISHDRWFLDRIATHILAFEGDSEVVWFEGNYQDYEADLKRRKGMAANEPHRIKYRKLTH, translated from the coding sequence ATGAGCCACCAATACATCTTCACCATGCGGGATCTTCGCAAGATCGTCCCCCCCCAGCGCGAGATCCTCAAGGGGATCTACCTCTCCTTCTTCCCGGGCGCCAAGATCGGCGTGATCGGGTCGAACGGCAGCGGCAAGTCGTCGCTCCTCAAGATCATGGCCGGGGTCGACCAGGACTTCCTCGGTGAGGCGAAGCCGGCCGACGGCGTCAAGATCGGCTACCTCCCGCAGGAGCCGGTGCTCGACCCGACCAAGGATGTGCGCGGCAACGTCGAAGAGGCGCTGGCGGAGACGCGCGCGCTCCTGACGCGGTTCGAGGAGATCTCGATGAAGTTCGCCGAGCCGATGAGCGACGACGAGATGACGGCGCTGCTCGACAAGCAGGCGGCGCTGCAGGACAAGATCGATGCGGCGAATGCGTGGGAGATCGACCGCACCCTCGACATCGCGATGGACGCCCTGCGGCTGCCACCGGCCGACGCGAAGGTGGACACGCTCTCCGGCGGCGAGAAGCGGCGCGTCGCGCTCTGCCGGTTGCTGCTGTCGAAGCCCGACATGCTGCTGCTCGACGAGCCGACCAACCACCTCGATGCCGAGTCGGTGGCGTGGCTCGAGCGCTACCTCAAGGACTTCCCCGGCACGGTCGTCGCGATCACCCACGATCGCTACTTCCTCGACAACGCCGCCGAGTGGATCCTCGAACTCGACCGTGGCGAAGGGGTGCCCTGGAAGGGCAACTATTCGTCGTGGCTCGACCAGAAGGAGAAGAAGCTCGCCACCGAAGAGAAGCAGGCGTCGGCGCGGAAGCGGACGCTCGAGCGCGAGCTCGAGTGGGTGCGGATGAGCCCCAAGGCGCGGCAGGCCAAGAGCAAGGCGCGACTCGGCGCCTACGAGGCGCTGGTCGAGGAGGAGGCGAAGGCCGATGTCGGTGGCCACGAAATCCTGATCCCGCCGGCGCCGCGCCTCGGCGATGAGGTCGTCATCGCCAAGAAGCTGACCAAGGCCTTCGGCGACAAGCTGCTCTTCGAGAACCTCGACTTCGCGCTGCCGCGCTCCGGCATCGTTGGCATCATCGGCCCGAACGGCGCCGGCAAGACGACCCTCTTCCGGATGATCATGGGGCAGGAGAAGCCGGACGGTGGCGAGCTGGTCGTGGGCAAGACCGTGGTGCCGTCCTATGTGGATCAGTCCCGCGAAGCGCTCGACCCGGAGAAGACGGTCTATCAGGAAATCGCCGGCGACTACGACAATCTGCAGTTCGGCACGCGCACCGTGAACTCGCGCGCCTACTGCGGCTGGTTCGGCTTCAAGGGCTCCGACCAGCAGAAGAAGGTCGGCCTGATGTCGGGCGGGGAGCGGAACCGGTTGCACCTGGCGAAACTGCTGAAGAGCGGCGGCAACATGCTGCTCCTTGACGAGCCGACCAACGACCTCGACGTCGACACGCTGCGCGCACTCGAAGACGCGCTGCTGACCTTCTCAGGCTGCGCGGTGGTGATCTCCCACGATCGCTGGTTCCTCGACCGCATCGCGACCCACATCCTGGCCTTCGAGGGCGACTCCGAAGTGGTCTGGTTCGAGGGGAACTACCAGGACTACGAAGCCGACCTGAAGCGCCGGAAGGGGATGGCGGCGAACGAGCCGCACCGGATCAAGTATCGGAAGTTGACGCACTAG
- a CDS encoding PQQ-dependent sugar dehydrogenase, with product MVKMYWWLMDEKIVEPTEDRCPLTLLLLSLVLLATPLAAQGRDCDGYLTPLVVPAGFCVRPFAEKVGPVRHLVVHPTGVVIAATKLPPGLVSLADTSGDGQADVVTRFGPGEGGTGVAWRAGWLYFAADIGIYRIPWPATSRAPTGVGEWIVERLPAGGSGWAHYMKGIVAAADGALYVSIGSSSDNCQAGGAEGAIRIPGQWPCPELTTRAGIWRFVPPATGKAAWVGSRYATGLRNAMAMAQDHATGTLWALTHGRDFLNRTWGVSDEESADQPAELLVRVVAGADFGWPYCMGRWRFNAPTTLVVAPDYASQAGAACATKTQPTVGFPGHWAPMAVALATEAMPEGWRRGLLIAFHGSRSRSPLPEAGHQLLYQPLDAGGMPAGESRILLRSSDRPGTLRLAGVAVAANGMVYLADDDFGRIIRIEKR from the coding sequence ATGGTGAAGATGTATTGGTGGCTCATGGACGAGAAAATAGTCGAACCGACCGAGGACCGATGCCCCCTCACGCTCCTGCTGCTCTCCCTGGTCCTCCTCGCCACCCCCCTCGCCGCACAGGGCCGCGACTGCGACGGCTATCTCACGCCGCTGGTCGTGCCGGCCGGCTTCTGTGTGCGGCCCTTCGCCGAGAAGGTCGGACCGGTCCGGCACCTGGTGGTCCATCCAACCGGCGTCGTGATCGCGGCGACCAAGCTTCCCCCCGGACTGGTCTCGCTCGCCGACACGAGCGGCGACGGACAGGCCGACGTCGTCACCCGCTTCGGTCCCGGGGAAGGGGGCACCGGCGTGGCCTGGCGGGCCGGCTGGCTCTATTTCGCCGCCGACATCGGGATCTATCGGATCCCCTGGCCGGCCACCTCGCGGGCGCCGACGGGAGTCGGCGAGTGGATCGTCGAGCGGCTCCCGGCCGGCGGCAGTGGCTGGGCGCACTACATGAAGGGGATCGTGGCGGCCGCTGATGGAGCACTCTACGTTTCGATCGGATCATCCAGCGACAACTGTCAGGCGGGCGGAGCCGAGGGGGCAATCCGCATCCCCGGTCAGTGGCCCTGTCCGGAACTCACCACTCGGGCAGGGATCTGGCGCTTCGTGCCGCCCGCGACGGGGAAGGCGGCGTGGGTGGGGAGTCGTTATGCCACCGGGCTCCGCAATGCGATGGCGATGGCCCAGGACCACGCGACCGGGACGCTCTGGGCGCTCACCCACGGCCGGGACTTCCTGAACCGGACCTGGGGGGTCAGCGACGAGGAATCGGCCGACCAGCCCGCCGAGCTGCTGGTCCGCGTCGTGGCGGGCGCCGACTTCGGCTGGCCGTACTGCATGGGCCGTTGGCGGTTCAACGCGCCCACCACCTTGGTGGTCGCCCCGGACTACGCCAGCCAGGCCGGGGCCGCCTGTGCCACGAAGACGCAGCCCACCGTTGGATTCCCGGGGCACTGGGCGCCGATGGCGGTGGCGCTGGCCACGGAGGCAATGCCCGAGGGGTGGCGTCGCGGGCTGCTGATCGCCTTCCACGGCTCCCGGAGTCGCTCGCCGCTGCCGGAGGCCGGCCACCAGTTGCTCTACCAGCCCCTCGATGCCGGCGGGATGCCAGCCGGGGAGTCCAGGATCCTCCTCCGCAGCAGCGATCGCCCGGGGACGCTGCGGCTCGCCGGGGTGGCCGTCGCCGCCAATGGCATGGTGTATCTGGCCGACGATGATTTCGGCCGGATCATCCGGATCGAGAAGCGCTGA
- a CDS encoding redoxin domain-containing protein, translating into MRRSSLLAALLLAPAALAAQGPAVGDVAPAFSMTLSGKDGTIAEPVTLASLKGKVVVLAFFPRARTSGCTIQMKAYRDRYAELFGKDVELIAISTDTPEAQASWAKDEAFPFRFGADVNARVGKAYDVATAAGMMDSRVLFVIGKDGKVAKVMRPFREIDPTAYTELGVAIAAARK; encoded by the coding sequence ATGCGCCGTTCCTCCCTGCTCGCTGCGCTCCTCCTCGCCCCCGCCGCGCTGGCGGCCCAGGGCCCTGCCGTCGGCGACGTCGCCCCGGCCTTCTCGATGACACTATCGGGGAAGGACGGGACGATTGCCGAGCCGGTCACCTTGGCGTCACTCAAGGGCAAGGTGGTGGTCCTCGCCTTCTTCCCGCGGGCGCGCACCTCGGGCTGCACCATCCAGATGAAGGCGTACCGCGATCGCTACGCCGAGCTCTTCGGCAAGGACGTGGAGCTGATCGCCATCTCGACCGACACCCCCGAGGCGCAGGCGTCCTGGGCCAAGGATGAGGCGTTTCCGTTTCGCTTCGGCGCCGACGTGAACGCCCGGGTCGGCAAGGCGTATGATGTGGCGACCGCCGCCGGGATGATGGACAGCCGGGTGCTCTTCGTGATCGGCAAGGACGGCAAGGTCGCCAAGGTCATGCGGCCGTTCCGTGAGATCGATCCGACCGCCTACACCGAGCTGGGCGTCGCCATCGCCGCCGCCCGCAAGTAG
- a CDS encoding VOC family protein: MTHHPSPRLTVHSIPPFHLAFPVDDLEAARRFYGGLLGCPEGRSSDQWIDFDFHGHQIVAHLAPEELGKTAANQVDGHAVPVRHFGLVLAWDAWHALADTLRTAGVAFIIEPGIRFVGQVGEQATMFLLDPAGNALEFKAFQDPTQMFAK; the protein is encoded by the coding sequence ATGACCCATCATCCCTCGCCGAGGCTCACCGTGCACTCAATCCCTCCGTTCCACCTCGCCTTCCCCGTCGACGACCTCGAGGCCGCGCGCCGCTTCTATGGCGGGCTGCTCGGGTGCCCGGAGGGCCGCTCCTCCGACCAGTGGATCGACTTCGATTTCCACGGGCACCAGATCGTGGCCCACCTGGCCCCCGAGGAACTGGGCAAGACGGCGGCGAACCAGGTCGACGGCCACGCCGTCCCGGTCCGGCATTTCGGCCTCGTGTTGGCGTGGGATGCCTGGCACGCGCTCGCGGACACGCTGCGCACGGCCGGCGTCGCCTTCATCATCGAGCCGGGAATCCGGTTCGTCGGGCAGGTTGGCGAGCAGGCCACGATGTTCCTGCTCGACCCTGCCGGCAACGCACTCGAATTCAAGGCCTTTCAGGATCCGACCCAGATGTTTGCCAAGTAG
- a CDS encoding homoserine O-succinyltransferase, with product MTLTTIFRRSPATPSAAELPAVAGHHGGLLPLSRLRVEAQGPVDGPVIVVLGGISASAHVAAHAGDPTPGWWDAIVAPGGAIDTTRCRVVSLDWLTIPGHPVDARDQARALGIALDHLGVATVEAIVGASYGGMVALAFAALYPARAAQLIILSAAHESHPMATALRSIQRGVVRLGIKSGRAHEAVALARALGITTYRTAEEFADRFGAAPVRTAAGYRFPVEDYLEHGGTRFAIGCEAERYVALSESIDLHRIDPSEITTPTTLLAVEGDQLVPIWQVHELFGRLAGPGRVVEITSRYGHDAFLKEVSAVDALIRSALSQGVRHAA from the coding sequence ATGACCTTGACCACGATCTTCCGGCGCAGTCCCGCGACGCCGAGTGCTGCTGAACTTCCTGCGGTTGCCGGCCACCACGGCGGGCTCCTGCCCCTCTCCCGGCTGCGCGTCGAGGCCCAAGGGCCCGTCGACGGTCCCGTCATCGTCGTGCTGGGCGGCATCTCCGCCTCCGCGCATGTCGCTGCCCATGCCGGCGACCCGACACCGGGATGGTGGGATGCCATCGTCGCTCCAGGCGGCGCGATCGACACCACACGATGTCGCGTCGTCAGCCTCGACTGGCTGACCATCCCCGGCCATCCCGTCGACGCCCGCGATCAGGCGCGCGCGCTCGGCATCGCGCTGGACCACCTCGGCGTCGCCACCGTCGAGGCGATCGTCGGCGCGTCCTACGGCGGCATGGTTGCGCTCGCCTTTGCCGCACTCTACCCGGCGCGGGCCGCGCAGTTGATCATCCTCTCCGCCGCGCACGAGAGCCACCCGATGGCCACCGCCCTCCGTTCGATCCAGCGTGGCGTGGTGCGCCTCGGCATCAAGAGCGGCCGAGCCCATGAGGCGGTCGCGCTTGCCCGTGCCCTTGGCATTACCACCTACCGCACGGCGGAAGAATTCGCCGATCGCTTCGGTGCCGCCCCGGTGCGGACCGCGGCGGGGTATCGCTTCCCGGTCGAGGATTACCTGGAGCATGGCGGCACCCGCTTCGCGATCGGCTGCGAAGCGGAGCGCTACGTGGCGCTCTCGGAGTCCATCGATCTGCACCGGATCGATCCCTCCGAGATCACGACCCCGACGACGCTCCTGGCCGTCGAGGGCGATCAACTCGTCCCGATCTGGCAGGTGCACGAGTTGTTCGGTCGTCTCGCCGGCCCCGGCCGCGTGGTCGAGATCACCTCGCGTTACGGGCATGACGCCTTCCTCAAGGAAGTTTCCGCTGTGGATGCATTGATTCGCTCGGCCCTTTCGCAGGGGGTGCGTCATGCCGCGTAA
- the metB gene encoding cystathionine gamma-synthase encodes MPRNGLATATRAVRAGIATDGQHGAVVPPIHLSSTFRFPAFGVKGRYDYSRSGNPTRDQLAEALAALEGGASAVVTASGMAAVTLAVQLVQPGELIVATHDCYGGTHRLLTHLARRGHFEVAFVNLSDPAAVAPALARKPRLVWIETPSNPLLRITDIRTVADAAHAAGALVGADNTFLSPALQQPIALGADLVVHSTTKYINGHSDVVGGAVIAANPALGEELAWWANCLGLTGAPFDAFLTLRGVRTLHARMRIHEENALAIAAALSAHPLIEAVHYPGLADHPGHAVAARQQQGFGAMLSFAVHGGPAAVEAVATGLELFTLAESLGGVESLIAHPATMTHAAMDPAARAAAGIGDGLLRLSVGIEHGADLVADLLSTLDRVAATALVQASI; translated from the coding sequence ATGCCGCGTAATGGCCTCGCGACCGCGACGCGCGCGGTGCGCGCCGGCATCGCGACGGATGGGCAGCACGGCGCCGTGGTGCCACCGATCCACCTCTCCTCGACATTCCGCTTCCCGGCGTTCGGGGTGAAGGGGCGCTACGACTACTCGCGCTCCGGCAACCCGACGCGCGATCAACTCGCCGAGGCACTCGCGGCGCTTGAAGGGGGCGCGTCGGCCGTGGTCACCGCGTCGGGAATGGCCGCGGTCACGCTCGCCGTGCAGCTGGTGCAGCCCGGTGAGTTGATTGTCGCGACGCACGACTGCTATGGCGGCACGCATCGGTTGCTGACGCACCTGGCGCGGCGCGGTCACTTCGAGGTCGCGTTCGTGAATCTCAGCGATCCTGCCGCCGTCGCCCCAGCGCTTGCGCGGAAGCCTCGCCTGGTGTGGATCGAGACGCCGAGCAATCCGCTGTTGCGCATCACCGACATCCGTACCGTCGCCGACGCGGCGCACGCTGCGGGCGCGCTGGTGGGCGCCGACAACACCTTCCTCTCGCCGGCGCTGCAGCAACCGATCGCCCTCGGCGCCGACCTCGTCGTGCACTCGACCACCAAGTACATCAATGGTCACAGTGATGTCGTCGGCGGGGCAGTGATCGCCGCGAATCCGGCGTTGGGCGAGGAACTCGCCTGGTGGGCCAATTGCCTGGGGCTCACCGGAGCGCCATTCGACGCCTTCCTCACCTTGCGCGGTGTGCGGACGCTGCACGCGCGGATGCGCATTCACGAGGAGAACGCCCTCGCGATCGCGGCGGCGCTCTCCGCGCATCCCCTCATCGAGGCGGTTCACTACCCCGGGCTTGCCGATCACCCGGGGCATGCGGTCGCGGCCCGGCAGCAGCAGGGCTTCGGCGCGATGCTCTCCTTCGCGGTGCACGGCGGTCCGGCGGCGGTGGAGGCGGTGGCGACCGGGCTGGAGCTCTTCACCTTGGCCGAATCCCTCGGCGGCGTCGAGAGCCTGATTGCCCATCCGGCGACGATGACCCACGCGGCGATGGATCCCGCTGCGCGGGCGGCCGCTGGCATCGGCGATGGACTGTTGCGGCTCTCGGTAGGGATTGAGCACGGCGCCGACCTGGTGGCGGACCTCCTCTCCACCCTCGATCGGGTCGCGGCAACGGCGTTGGTGCAGGCGAGCATTTGA
- a CDS encoding cyanophycinase, with protein sequence MSPPKIPEGGRRGWIIPIGGAEAKVGNVSILERFVALSGGRDARIGVIPTASQLSDTGPRYHTLFRELGAAEVLVMDFDTRRDCEEPARLADLARCDGVFLTGGNQLRLSTLLGGTSVSRLLRTLNAAGVTIAGTSAGAAFLSEHMIAFGAEGASPTARGVTLAPGLGLTNRVIIDQHFRQRDRLGRLLSALAYNPFAIGLGLDEDTAAFIGPDETVEVEGSGAVTVLDSGGLTFSSMDRVQENEPVSLLGIQLHILTRGAQFNLHTREAVAGSLATSKS encoded by the coding sequence ATGAGTCCCCCGAAGATCCCCGAGGGTGGCCGACGTGGCTGGATCATCCCGATCGGGGGTGCCGAAGCGAAGGTGGGCAACGTCTCGATTCTCGAGCGCTTCGTCGCCCTCTCGGGTGGCCGTGATGCCCGGATCGGCGTGATCCCGACCGCCTCCCAGCTGTCGGACACCGGTCCGCGCTACCACACGCTCTTCCGCGAACTGGGAGCCGCCGAGGTGCTGGTGATGGACTTCGATACCCGGCGCGATTGCGAAGAGCCCGCACGGCTTGCGGACCTCGCACGATGCGACGGGGTCTTCCTCACTGGCGGGAATCAGCTGCGCCTCTCCACCTTGCTCGGCGGAACATCGGTCTCGCGCTTGTTGCGCACGCTGAACGCGGCCGGGGTGACGATCGCGGGGACCTCGGCGGGAGCGGCCTTTCTCTCCGAACACATGATCGCCTTCGGTGCGGAAGGCGCATCGCCGACGGCGCGTGGCGTGACCCTCGCACCGGGTCTGGGCCTCACCAACCGCGTCATCATCGACCAGCATTTCCGGCAGCGCGATCGACTGGGCCGACTGCTGAGCGCACTCGCGTACAATCCGTTCGCGATCGGCCTCGGGCTCGACGAGGACACCGCCGCCTTCATCGGGCCAGATGAGACGGTGGAAGTGGAGGGTAGCGGCGCGGTCACCGTCCTCGATTCGGGTGGCCTCACCTTCTCCTCGATGGACCGGGTCCAGGAGAACGAGCCGGTCTCGCTGCTCGGGATTCAGCTGCACATTCTCACCCGCGGGGCGCAGTTCAATCTGCACACCCGCGAAGCCGTGGCCGGTTCGCTGGCAACCAGCAAGAGCTGA